A segment of the Alistipes communis genome:
CACGCGGATCATCTTGACGATGACCGCGCCGTCGGCGATTTCGGCGCCCATGGCATTGCCCGCCCCGACGACGTGGGCCACCTCGTGCAGCGTCGCACCCGTGTAAAGGCCCATCTGTTCGGGCGTCAGGCCGAGAATGCCGGCGCGCCACAGCGCCGGATAGAGGAACATCGAGACCGTACCGAAGATCACTACGGTCGAGACCGCCACTGCCGTCTTGTGCGGCGCGGCCTTCACGACGGGTTCGGCGCCCAGCACGGCCGCCGCGCCGCAAATGGCGCTGCCCGTCGAGGTCAGCAGCGCCAGGTCGCGGTCCATTTTCAGCGCACGGCCCAGCAATACGCCCAGCAGGAGCGTCCCCGCGACCACCGCTGCGTCGATGCCGATGGCCGGCGCGCCGATGGCCGCCACGCTCTGGAAGGTCAGGCGGAATCCGTAGAGCACGATGCCCGCGCGCAGCAGTTGTTTCGAACAGAACAGGATGCCCGGCACCCACGTTTCGGGCAGATGGTTGCGCAGGCTGTTGGCATAGAGCATTCCGAGCAGAATGCCCAGAATGAGCGGGCTGAACGAGAGACTGCGTGCCGGCTGCGTGTCGGCCAGATAGAACGCTGCGCACGAGAAGAGTGCGATGAGCAGGATGCCGTGGAGGATGTTTCCGTGTTTTTCAGAGAACATAGTCTTTCGTGTATGAGTTCGACGTTGCGATTCGGTCCGCCTGCGGGATCGGTCGAAGAGGAGATGCGGCGGACTCCTGTTCCGACGTTCTGCCTGCGTCGGATTTCCAGTCGCCGATCCTGCGCAGTCGTCTTCCGGCGCGGCGGGTTCCGTCCGGAGAGGATCTCTTCGCCGCTCTCTTTTGCGGAAAAGCGGCCCAAAGATACGACATCCGTCGCAGAAACGGGGCGATTTTTCGAACAAATGTAAAGAAAGTGTACATTAATTGAAAAAAAGTATTACTTTTGTGGTGCGATCACTGTTAATTCACTAACAATAATATTGTAGCTATGGCTTTTCTGACAAACGAAAAATTGACGATCGTCGGCGCTGCCGGCATGATCGGCTCGAACATGGCGCAGACCGCCCTGATGATGGGTCTGACCTCCAATCTCTGCCTGTACGATGTCTTTTCTCCGGAGGGTGTGGCCGAGGAGATGCGCCAGTGCGGTTTCGACGGCGTGAACATCACGGCGACGACCGACGTGAAGGAGGCTTTCACCGACGCGAAGTATATCATCTCTTCGGGCGGCGCACCGCGCAAGGCCGGCATGACGCGCGAGGATCTGCTCAAAGGCAACTGCGAGATCGCAGAGCAGCTGGGTAAGGACATCAAGACCTATTGCCCCGATGTGAAGCACGTGGTGATTATCTTCAACCCGGCCGACCTGACGGGTCTGGTGACGCTGCTCTACTCCGGTCTGAAACCTTCGCAGGTGACGAC
Coding sequences within it:
- a CDS encoding YeiH family protein, which produces MFSEKHGNILHGILLIALFSCAAFYLADTQPARSLSFSPLILGILLGMLYANSLRNHLPETWVPGILFCSKQLLRAGIVLYGFRLTFQSVAAIGAPAIGIDAAVVAGTLLLGVLLGRALKMDRDLALLTSTGSAICGAAAVLGAEPVVKAAPHKTAVAVSTVVIFGTVSMFLYPALWRAGILGLTPEQMGLYTGATLHEVAHVVGAGNAMGAEIADGAVIVKMIRVMMLAPVLLVMSLLLARRTKGGAGRAKVTIPWFAFGFLAVIGFNSLDLLPEAAVAGINSFDTFLLTMAMTALGAETSIEKFKRAGAKPFLLAGLLYLWLLGGGYLLSRWIL